In one window of Nicotiana tabacum cultivar K326 chromosome 12, ASM71507v2, whole genome shotgun sequence DNA:
- the LOC107808759 gene encoding peroxidase 12-like precursor encodes MASITLSSFAASLLLILSVNFYQTEAQGTQPIVKGLSWTFYDSICPNAESIIRSRLQQVFRQDIGQAAGLLRLHFHDCFVQGCDGSVLLDGSASGPSEKDAPPNLTLRQQAFRIIEDLRRRVHRDCGRVVSCADITAIAARDSVFLSGGPDYDLPLGRRDGLNFATRNETLANLPPPSFNASAILTSLATKNFTPTDVVALSGGHTIGIGHCTSFTERLYPNQDPSMDKTFANNLKNTCPTSNSTNTTVLDIRSPNKFDNKYYVDLMNRQGLFTSDQDLYTDRRTRGIVTSFAINESLFFEEFVNSMIKMGQLNVLTGTQGEIRANCSVRNSANYNLLLSTSVAEEQQRTWSEI; translated from the exons ATGGCTTCAATTACCCTTTCTTCTTTTGCTGCTTCACTTTTGCTGATCCTTTCAGTCAACTTTTATCAAACAGAAGCTCAAGGTACTCAACCAATTGTGAAAGGTCTTTCATGGACTTTCTATGACTCCATTTGCCCCAATGCTGAATCCATCATCAGAAGCCGCCTCCAGCAGGTTTTCCGGCAGGATATTGGCCAGGCTGCCGGCCTTCTTCGCCTTCACTTCCATGACTGTTTTGTTCAG GGTTGTGACGGATCAGTACTATTAGATGGTTCAGCGAGTGGACCAAGTGAGAAAGATGCACCTCCCAACTTGACTTTAAGACAGCAGGCATTTAGGATCATTGAAGACCTTCGCCGCCGTGTGCATCGAGATTGCGGTAGGGTGGTCTCTTGTGCGGATATCACTGCTATTGCTGCTCGCGACTCTGTTTTCTTA TCTGGTGGCCCTGATTATGATCTACCTTTAGGAAGAAGGGATGGACTCAACTTTGCAACAAGAAATGAAACCCTAGCCAACCTTCCACCACCTTCATTCAACGCTAGTGCCATTTTAACTTCACTTGCCACCAAAAACTTCACCCCAACTGATGTTGTTGCACTTTCTGGTGGCCACACCATTGGCATTGGACATTGCACTTCTTTCACTGAAAGACTTTACCCTAACCAAGATCCCTCGATGGACAAAACATTTGCCAACAACCTTAAAAACACTTGTCCAACCTCAAACTCCACGAACACGACTGTTCTTGACATTCGATCACCTAACAAGTTTGATAACAAGTATTACGTTGATCTCATGAATCGACAAGGACTATTCACATCGGATCAAGATTTGTACACGGATAGAAGGACTCGAGGCATTGTTACAAGTTTTGCTATTAACGAGTCACTTTTCTTTGAGGAATTTGTGAATTCCATGATCAAGATGGGGCAGTTGAATGTGTTGACTGGGACACAAGGTGAAATTAGGGCCAATTGTTCGGTCAGGAATTCAGCTAATTATAATTTGCTGCTTTCTACTTCTGTTGCAGAAGAGCAACAAAGAACTTGGTCAGAAATATAA